The genomic window ATGTTGACTCGGCGGAATCGGCGACATCCGTGTCGCCTGCTCGCCGGGATGGCTCCATGCCCCCCCAAAAATTATACTGCTAACCCCGCAACCCGCCGCCAATACACTTTGAATTATTGAGTTGACTGGATGGTGTAAAACATATACATTTTAGTTATATGTATTCCGCATGAGGGGATATGGGAAAAAAAGCGATCCTGTGCGTTGATGACGAGGCGATAATCCTCAAGTCCCTTGAGTTGGAGCTGCGCTCCAACCTTGGCGGCGATTACATTTATGAATCAACCCAGAGCGCCGATGACGCCCTCCGGCTGATCGCCGGACTATCACAGGAAGGAGCCATCGGGATAACTGTGATTACCGACTGGCACATGCCGGGGGTCAAGGGCGACGATTTCCTCGCTATTATCCGGGACAGGTATCCTTTCGTTAAAATAATCCTCATTACAGGCCAGGTTGATGACGCCTTCCTTGATCATGTTCAAAAAAACGGGATCGCTTCAAGAATTCTTCTCAAACCATGGACGACCAGGCAACTCCTGCAGGCAGTTGAAGGCTGCGATGATACATAGAATTTTTCAATGTTGACGCATTGATTTTATTAAATTTAGCTATGATCATCATTAATTCAACAAAATATTGATTATTGTTCAATTAAAATAATAATTGACTATATTGTGTTTACTGCATATAATTGCTTAATTCATCCAGTATTAAAAAGCAATCGTACATTAAAGGATTGCTAACTGTTTTAATTGACACGGAAGAATTGAACGTGGTAATGTGTACAATATAATAAATACATAATTGCGTC from Spirochaetota bacterium includes these protein-coding regions:
- a CDS encoding response regulator; amino-acid sequence: MGKKAILCVDDEAIILKSLELELRSNLGGDYIYESTQSADDALRLIAGLSQEGAIGITVITDWHMPGVKGDDFLAIIRDRYPFVKIILITGQVDDAFLDHVQKNGIASRILLKPWTTRQLLQAVEGCDDT